Proteins encoded together in one Planctomyces sp. SH-PL14 window:
- a CDS encoding molybdopterin oxidoreductase family protein, translating to MSHRTDDSTAQASDSIWSAVDETASDGPPCGTCQQSCTIRHEMDGGGSTLGDSLAQLRASDSGILLSYTSAVGHRSKPSRLTTPQIRNGRGELEGTDWPKALHLFVERMKGIQAAHGPDSIAVLALGSLSLEETAFLGGLVRSGLRTSSLAGFPAAASVAAVAREEAFGFDAPSACYRDLELADTIVLVNTNLSQAHPDLWERVQRNPNHPTIVVVDSRRTETSAQADLHLPIHPHSEAILLHSIGRELVERDWINADYVTQHTSGFSALAAHIEQFTIDVACRETRLSAGLIEHLVELIHRGNRVMFVWSSGSDAAGNREIARAVTNLALMTGQIGRPGTGVLTCDEPCSAGAERLFSNRHSLWGGRSFSDSLERLQAASISGIPAKLLPETGASSYEQVVEGLQDGSIRGLWIVGSGSGDVSSSHPEMAALLGTVEFLAVQETRENALGVSQAHVVFPSAEWAEKKGTVITPERRLKFLTPSEHPPGDALTDFVIFRLLADAWGCGRTLRKWNSPAGVFELLKKLSAHRPCDFSGIVDHDMLVTFLGIQWPFTGSEGSDGGEAASGDRRLFEGGRYFHPDQKARFTFDSPHQRKDREHHLLQFDVKPSTDVAAEGLGDEPRGLREPPPEWAAARIVLLLNPVDADFWSLTERELIRLEMGPFLLQGVIRLSDAIPSGQIGIPSTAPFRRLWQSAISQPLEAQVRGLTCHILSGGLSIQDPAA from the coding sequence ATGAGCCATCGAACCGACGATTCCACCGCCCAAGCTTCCGACAGCATCTGGTCCGCCGTTGACGAGACTGCGAGTGACGGTCCGCCCTGCGGGACGTGCCAGCAGTCCTGCACCATTCGCCATGAGATGGACGGGGGGGGAAGCACGCTCGGCGACAGTCTGGCACAGCTTCGTGCGTCGGACTCCGGCATTCTCCTTTCCTACACCTCCGCCGTCGGTCATCGCTCGAAACCCTCGCGTCTGACGACACCGCAGATCCGCAATGGGCGCGGCGAGCTGGAGGGGACCGACTGGCCTAAGGCGCTGCATCTGTTTGTCGAGCGGATGAAGGGGATCCAGGCGGCGCACGGGCCCGACTCGATTGCGGTCCTGGCCCTCGGCTCTCTCTCGCTGGAGGAAACGGCCTTCCTGGGGGGACTCGTCCGCAGCGGCCTGCGGACCTCGTCCCTCGCCGGTTTCCCGGCCGCCGCCTCCGTGGCCGCCGTCGCCCGAGAGGAGGCGTTCGGCTTCGACGCGCCCTCCGCCTGCTACCGCGACCTCGAGCTGGCGGACACGATCGTCCTCGTCAACACGAACTTGAGCCAGGCGCATCCCGATCTCTGGGAGCGGGTCCAGCGCAATCCGAATCATCCGACGATCGTCGTCGTCGACTCGCGGCGGACTGAGACCTCCGCCCAGGCGGACCTGCATCTGCCGATCCATCCGCACAGCGAGGCGATCCTCCTCCACAGCATCGGGCGGGAGCTGGTCGAGCGGGACTGGATCAACGCGGACTACGTGACGCAGCATACGTCCGGCTTCTCAGCCCTGGCGGCGCACATCGAGCAGTTCACGATCGACGTCGCCTGCCGCGAGACGCGGTTGAGCGCCGGGCTGATCGAGCACCTGGTGGAGCTGATCCACCGCGGCAACCGGGTGATGTTCGTCTGGTCGAGCGGGAGCGACGCCGCCGGGAACCGGGAGATCGCCCGGGCGGTGACGAACCTGGCGCTCATGACCGGCCAGATCGGACGTCCGGGGACCGGGGTGCTCACCTGCGACGAACCCTGCTCCGCGGGCGCCGAACGCCTTTTCTCGAACCGTCACTCCCTCTGGGGTGGCCGCAGCTTTTCCGACTCGCTCGAACGGCTCCAGGCGGCCAGCATCTCGGGCATCCCGGCCAAGCTGCTGCCGGAGACGGGCGCGAGCTCGTACGAACAGGTCGTCGAGGGACTTCAGGACGGATCGATCCGCGGGCTGTGGATCGTGGGGAGCGGCAGCGGCGACGTCTCATCGTCGCACCCCGAGATGGCGGCGCTCCTGGGGACCGTGGAGTTCCTGGCGGTCCAGGAGACGCGGGAGAACGCCCTGGGGGTTTCGCAGGCTCATGTCGTCTTTCCGTCTGCCGAATGGGCGGAGAAGAAGGGGACGGTCATTACGCCGGAGCGGCGGCTCAAGTTTCTCACTCCGTCGGAGCATCCTCCGGGGGACGCGCTGACCGACTTCGTGATCTTTCGCCTCCTGGCGGACGCGTGGGGCTGTGGCCGCACGCTGCGGAAGTGGAACTCTCCCGCCGGAGTGTTCGAGCTCCTGAAGAAGCTGTCGGCGCACCGGCCGTGCGATTTCTCCGGGATCGTCGATCACGACATGCTCGTGACGTTCCTGGGGATCCAGTGGCCCTTCACGGGTTCGGAGGGGAGCGACGGGGGAGAGGCGGCCTCGGGGGACCGTCGGCTGTTCGAGGGGGGACGTTACTTTCATCCGGACCAGAAGGCGCGGTTCACCTTCGATTCCCCGCATCAGCGGAAGGATCGTGAGCATCACCTGTTGCAGTTCGACGTCAAGCCATCGACCGACGTCGCGGCGGAGGGGCTTGGCGATGAGCCTCGCGGTTTGCGTGAGCCGCCTCCGGAATGGGCGGCGGCCCGGATCGTGCTGCTGCTGAACCCGGTCGACGCGGATTTCTGGTCGTTGACGGAGCGGGAACTGATCCGCCTGGAGATGGGGCCGTTTCTCCTGCAGGGGGTGATCCGTCTTTCGGACGCGATTCCTTCCGGGCAGATCGGTATTCCGAGCACTGCTCCATTTCGCCGGTTGTGGCAGAGTGCGATTTCGCAGCCTCTTGAGGCGCAGGTCCGCGGGTTGACTTGCCACATCCTTTCGGGCGGCCTGTCGATTCAGGATCCGGCGGCGTAG
- a CDS encoding ABC transporter ATP-binding protein, whose protein sequence is MLQVSNLTKSFPTAAGTLSILTGVDLSLASGEALAITGPSGSGKSTLLYIIGLLDTPTSGTVRIADQEPLALNPAQQAAFRNRHIGFVFQDHHLLPQCTVLENVLLPALGEGGRGVGPEEEKRARTLLERVGLGARVEHRPAQISGGERQRVAVCRALLNKPQLLLADEPTGSLDQETAAAVGTLLLEVAREEQAILVCVTHSRELADRFPQHHRLRGGKLEAAPV, encoded by the coding sequence GTGCTGCAGGTCTCGAATCTCACCAAGTCCTTCCCGACCGCTGCCGGAACACTCTCGATCCTGACCGGGGTCGACCTCTCCCTCGCGTCCGGCGAAGCCCTGGCGATCACCGGTCCGTCCGGCTCTGGCAAGAGCACCCTCCTCTACATCATCGGTCTCCTCGACACTCCGACGTCCGGAACCGTCCGCATCGCCGACCAGGAGCCGCTCGCGCTGAACCCCGCCCAACAGGCGGCGTTCCGGAATCGGCACATCGGCTTTGTGTTCCAGGACCACCATCTGTTGCCGCAGTGCACGGTCCTTGAAAACGTTCTGCTGCCGGCGTTGGGCGAAGGGGGCCGCGGCGTCGGCCCCGAAGAAGAGAAGCGCGCCCGGACCCTCCTCGAACGAGTCGGACTGGGCGCCCGGGTCGAGCATCGGCCGGCTCAGATCTCAGGCGGCGAACGGCAGCGCGTCGCGGTCTGTCGGGCGCTGCTCAACAAGCCTCAGCTCCTGCTGGCGGATGAGCCGACCGGAAGCCTCGACCAGGAGACGGCCGCGGCGGTCGGAACGCTGCTTCTGGAGGTCGCCCGCGAAGAACAGGCGATCCTGGTCTGCGTGACCCACAGCCGGGAACTGGCCGACCGTTTCCCGCAGCACCATCGTCTCCGTGGGGGAAAGCTCGAAGCGGCCCCCGTGTAG
- a CDS encoding DUF1501 domain-containing protein, giving the protein MLQTGYSGLLGIGLSQVLGARARASDAAAVRSPKSVLIVFLTGAASHHDTFDMKPEAPAEIRGEFQPIATTIPGYSICEHLPHLAARAHKYAVVRSLSHGDNNHLMSTHHVLTGTRQPGGFFDKVASRDDWPSYAAGLAFTNRRTDGLPTGVNLPTFLQGGPLTWPGQHAGFLGPKYDPWQITGDPNKKDFRVDALTLAAGIDLPRLGSRQTLLAEVNRAQSRIEQLGNAVRVDNEQRLAFQMLTSNRLAEAFLMDREPDAVRDRYGRNMTGQSLLLSRRLIEAGVPVVQANIGPVQNWDSHAAIFETLKGRLLPPLDQGVAALLDDMEERGLLRDTLVMMLGEFGRTPKINDQKGRDHWGPCFFGLFAGAGVQPGQVIGKSDDSGAYPVTRAFSPDDVGATVYHLLGVPGDAEVRDRLGRVVRLNNGSVIESLFTGAAV; this is encoded by the coding sequence GTGCTCCAGACCGGATACTCCGGGCTCCTGGGGATCGGCTTGTCCCAGGTTCTCGGCGCGCGGGCCCGCGCGAGCGATGCCGCGGCGGTTCGGTCCCCCAAGTCGGTCCTGATCGTCTTCCTGACGGGGGCCGCCAGCCATCACGACACCTTCGACATGAAGCCGGAGGCCCCCGCGGAGATCCGGGGGGAGTTCCAGCCGATCGCGACCACGATCCCCGGCTACTCCATCTGCGAGCATCTGCCGCACCTGGCGGCGCGGGCGCACAAGTACGCCGTCGTCCGTTCGCTCTCGCACGGCGACAACAACCACCTGATGTCGACGCACCACGTCCTGACCGGCACCAGGCAGCCGGGGGGCTTCTTCGACAAGGTCGCCTCACGGGACGACTGGCCGAGCTACGCTGCCGGGCTCGCTTTTACGAATCGTCGGACCGATGGCCTGCCGACGGGGGTCAACCTGCCGACGTTCCTGCAGGGGGGACCGCTCACCTGGCCGGGTCAGCATGCCGGGTTCCTCGGCCCCAAGTACGATCCGTGGCAGATCACGGGAGACCCCAACAAGAAGGATTTCCGGGTCGACGCCCTGACGCTGGCGGCCGGGATCGACCTGCCGCGGCTGGGGAGCCGGCAGACGCTTCTGGCGGAAGTGAACCGGGCGCAGTCGCGGATTGAGCAGCTGGGTAACGCCGTGCGGGTCGACAACGAGCAGCGGCTGGCGTTCCAGATGCTGACGTCGAACAGGCTGGCGGAGGCGTTCCTGATGGACCGCGAGCCGGATGCGGTTCGTGATCGTTATGGTCGCAACATGACGGGGCAGTCGCTCCTGCTTTCAAGGCGGTTGATCGAGGCGGGGGTTCCGGTGGTGCAGGCGAACATCGGCCCGGTTCAGAACTGGGACAGTCATGCGGCGATCTTCGAGACGCTGAAGGGGCGTCTGCTTCCGCCGCTCGACCAGGGGGTGGCGGCGCTGCTGGACGATATGGAGGAGCGGGGGCTGTTGCGGGATACGCTCGTGATGATGCTGGGGGAGTTCGGGCGGACGCCGAAGATCAACGACCAGAAGGGGCGGGATCACTGGGGGCCGTGTTTCTTTGGTCTCTTCGCGGGAGCGGGGGTCCAGCCGGGGCAGGTGATTGGGAAGTCGGATGATTCCGGGGCGTATCCGGTGACGCGTGCGTTCTCGCCGGATGATGTGGGGGCGACGGTCTATCACCTGCTTGGTGTACCGGGGGATGCGGAGGTGCGGGACCGGTTGGGTCGGGTGGTGCGTCTCAACAATGGGTCGGTCATCGAGTCGCTCTTCACGGGCGCGGCGGTTTAG
- a CDS encoding Flp family type IVb pilin, whose protein sequence is MESALLQFAWAIPASHWRLAFEERLLTFAPVTAMRHIHLFMKSEEGTTSVEYAVLIALILLTTMVGIRQLTNGASGMWANNNVQLEAVGFNSPAP, encoded by the coding sequence GTGGAAAGCGCCCTGCTGCAATTTGCCTGGGCGATTCCAGCTTCCCATTGGAGGTTAGCCTTCGAAGAGAGGCTTCTCACCTTTGCCCCCGTGACGGCCATGCGACACATCCACTTGTTCATGAAGAGCGAGGAAGGCACCACTTCAGTGGAATATGCCGTCCTCATCGCGCTGATTCTCCTGACCACCATGGTTGGCATCCGGCAGTTGACGAACGGAGCCAGCGGCATGTGGGCCAACAACAACGTGCAGCTCGAGGCGGTCGGGTTCAACTCGCCGGCTCCGTAG
- a CDS encoding sigma-70 family RNA polymerase sigma factor, whose product MSGGSTTFQDRLARARRGEASARDELFASCRSFVGLCARAQLEQKLRRKVDASDLVQQSLLDAHRGFERFRGSTPDEWMAWLRRIVSNNALDLIRHHVQADARAVSRERPLEGGPETSTVAFNPFEPAARQETPSQVLMGMERHLELAAAIEQLSEDHREVVYLRNVLGLPFDEVATRMERSRGAVQMLWMRALETLRSNLARESRP is encoded by the coding sequence GTGTCCGGAGGATCGACCACATTTCAGGACCGATTGGCGCGGGCTCGGCGCGGAGAGGCATCCGCACGGGATGAGCTGTTCGCGTCCTGCCGCAGCTTTGTCGGTCTGTGCGCCCGCGCTCAGCTCGAGCAGAAGCTCCGCCGCAAGGTCGATGCGTCCGACCTCGTGCAGCAGTCGCTCCTCGACGCCCACCGCGGCTTCGAACGGTTTCGCGGATCGACGCCGGACGAATGGATGGCCTGGCTCCGGCGGATCGTCTCGAACAATGCGCTCGACCTGATCCGGCATCACGTTCAGGCAGACGCCCGGGCCGTCTCCCGGGAGCGGCCGCTCGAGGGAGGACCGGAAACGTCGACAGTCGCCTTCAACCCCTTCGAGCCGGCGGCCCGCCAGGAGACCCCCAGCCAGGTCCTGATGGGGATGGAGCGGCACCTCGAACTCGCCGCGGCGATCGAGCAGCTCTCCGAAGACCACCGGGAAGTGGTCTATCTGCGGAACGTCCTGGGGCTTCCCTTTGACGAAGTCGCCACACGGATGGAGCGGTCCCGCGGGGCGGTGCAGATGCTCTGGATGCGGGCCCTCGAAACGCTCCGGTCGAACCTCGCCCGGGAGAGCAGGCCATGA
- a CDS encoding serine/threonine-protein kinase codes for MSESPPSLASSESDEPSADVLRMEKLFQAVVANDQSTIERLIEEDRGLADWKNLLGDLHSLGQQTRGGAEVAGLLPSGAERIFGRYRLQEELGRGGMGVVYRAWQADLSRPVAIKMILGGQLSSDEQVRRFQAEAQLAAQVRHPQIVTIHEVGEIDGQHFYAMEYVDGIGLDRYLAENRVEAEEAVRLLIPVIRAVQHLHERNIIHRDLKPANLILDRERRLHVADFGLATLLNPDTRQTLSGTVLGTPAYMSPEQAAGKVKELSPAADVYSLGAILYQMLAGRKVFDDESPALLLLQVIEREPQPVMAFNPRVPRRLWWIVRRCLEKDPRRRYPNAGELADDLERYLRDDSVVAGKDAWSQEIVRFLRRHRTVMYRLAAIGTALLVVLARMCEAPEYAAFYRPVVVDIVAWGLLVVLWDVLGQRRPAQRDLTSTATTFTDVVVLTHILWLTQAVDGPVVSLYHIVISAAGLSLRPRRVWLAVGASLIAYGLLMLQPPEEGMIRLPHLSILYALSLIVCGAISSSHARRLALLTIADKTP; via the coding sequence ATGAGCGAGTCTCCCCCGTCACTCGCAAGCTCGGAGTCCGACGAGCCGTCGGCTGACGTGCTCCGTATGGAGAAGCTGTTCCAGGCGGTCGTCGCGAACGATCAGTCGACGATCGAACGGCTGATCGAGGAGGACCGGGGGCTCGCCGACTGGAAGAACCTGCTGGGGGACCTCCACAGCCTGGGGCAGCAGACGCGGGGTGGTGCGGAGGTGGCTGGCCTGCTGCCGTCCGGAGCAGAGCGGATCTTTGGACGGTATCGGCTCCAGGAGGAGTTGGGACGCGGGGGTATGGGGGTCGTCTATCGGGCGTGGCAGGCGGACCTGAGCCGGCCGGTCGCGATCAAGATGATCCTGGGAGGGCAGCTCTCGTCCGATGAGCAGGTCCGGCGGTTCCAGGCGGAGGCGCAGCTCGCCGCCCAGGTCCGGCATCCGCAGATCGTCACGATCCACGAAGTCGGCGAGATCGACGGGCAGCACTTCTATGCGATGGAATACGTCGACGGGATCGGGCTCGACCGATACCTCGCCGAGAACCGTGTGGAGGCCGAGGAGGCTGTCCGGTTGCTGATCCCGGTGATCCGGGCCGTGCAGCACCTGCACGAGCGGAACATCATCCACCGGGACCTGAAGCCGGCGAACCTGATTCTCGACCGCGAGCGGCGGCTGCACGTGGCGGACTTCGGGCTGGCGACTCTGCTCAATCCGGACACGCGGCAGACGCTGTCCGGGACGGTCCTTGGGACACCGGCCTATATGTCCCCGGAGCAGGCGGCGGGCAAGGTGAAGGAGCTTTCCCCCGCGGCGGACGTCTACAGCCTGGGGGCGATTCTTTATCAGATGCTGGCGGGCCGGAAGGTCTTCGACGACGAGTCCCCCGCCCTGCTTCTGCTGCAGGTCATCGAGCGCGAGCCGCAGCCAGTGATGGCCTTCAACCCGCGGGTTCCGCGGCGGTTGTGGTGGATCGTGCGGCGCTGCCTGGAGAAGGACCCGCGCCGCCGTTACCCGAATGCGGGTGAGCTGGCGGACGATCTGGAGCGGTACCTGCGGGACGATTCGGTCGTGGCCGGGAAGGATGCCTGGTCGCAGGAGATCGTGCGGTTCCTGCGGCGGCATCGGACCGTCATGTACCGGCTGGCGGCGATCGGGACGGCGCTCTTAGTGGTGCTGGCCCGGATGTGCGAGGCGCCGGAGTACGCCGCCTTCTATCGTCCGGTGGTCGTCGACATTGTGGCGTGGGGGCTGCTCGTGGTCCTCTGGGACGTGCTGGGGCAGCGGCGGCCGGCGCAGCGCGACCTGACCTCCACGGCGACGACGTTCACCGATGTCGTGGTCCTGACGCACATTCTGTGGCTGACGCAGGCGGTCGATGGGCCGGTCGTTTCGCTGTACCACATTGTGATCTCGGCCGCGGGGCTTTCGCTGCGGCCGCGGCGGGTGTGGCTGGCGGTCGGGGCGAGTCTGATCGCGTATGGGCTGCTGATGCTGCAGCCGCCCGAAGAGGGGATGATCCGGTTGCCACATCTGTCGATCCTGTATGCGCTGTCGCTGATTGTTTGCGGGGCGATCTCCAGTTCGCATGCCCGCCGGCTGGCGCTGCTGACGATTGCGGACAAAACGCCGTAG
- a CDS encoding GNAT family N-acetyltransferase, translated as MLSPSRNDGSGSGGLPITIRKFEWEPDEELSSRTWAYSASIGGVPVAVQAVVFRADRTVLYLPPDVRIDSLPPGCRPEPVLREIVSQVNQDLTGLDVCFCQAAVDPEDELARTALTLAGFRYLTDVTEFTRNTTAADAPRGSFEPARDIRLETPPLTSDLWVRAFEASLADSVDVPELLDFRGPRESFESLALLAGGHTEHWRVLMDEDHPIGLVLPTLLPDGTAEIQYLGVASSHRRRGHGTRLLQHAFEATGSLEISSLNVHVDSRNVAAAALYQRYGFGPVTRRSLWIR; from the coding sequence ATGTTGTCCCCGTCCAGAAATGACGGGTCGGGAAGCGGCGGACTGCCGATCACGATCCGCAAGTTCGAGTGGGAGCCCGACGAGGAGCTCTCATCGCGGACCTGGGCCTATTCGGCGTCGATCGGCGGCGTGCCGGTGGCCGTTCAGGCGGTCGTCTTCCGAGCCGATCGGACGGTGCTGTACCTCCCCCCCGATGTCCGGATCGACTCGCTTCCTCCCGGCTGTCGGCCGGAACCGGTCCTGCGGGAAATCGTCTCGCAGGTCAACCAGGATCTGACGGGACTCGACGTCTGTTTCTGTCAGGCGGCGGTCGATCCGGAGGACGAACTGGCCCGGACCGCGCTGACGCTCGCCGGATTCCGATATCTCACGGACGTGACCGAATTCACGCGGAATACCACCGCGGCTGATGCTCCCCGGGGGTCGTTCGAGCCGGCCAGGGACATACGGCTCGAAACGCCGCCGCTGACGTCCGACCTCTGGGTTCGCGCCTTCGAAGCGTCGCTGGCGGACAGCGTCGACGTCCCCGAACTCCTCGACTTCCGCGGTCCCCGGGAATCGTTCGAGAGCCTCGCCCTCCTGGCCGGAGGCCACACCGAGCACTGGCGGGTGCTGATGGACGAGGACCATCCGATCGGCCTCGTCCTGCCGACGCTGCTGCCGGACGGAACGGCGGAAATCCAGTACCTCGGCGTCGCCAGCAGCCACCGCCGGCGCGGCCATGGAACGCGGCTCCTCCAACACGCGTTCGAGGCGACCGGCTCACTGGAGATCAGTTCGCTCAACGTCCACGTCGACAGCCGCAACGTCGCCGCGGCGGCGCTCTATCAGCGGTACGGCTTCGGCCCGGTCACGCGGCGATCCCTTTGGATCCGCTGA
- a CDS encoding pyridoxal phosphate-dependent aminotransferase, which produces MRLSPAVSTLKPSATIAAAAKAKELKSKGIQVLDFTLGEPDFNTPEHIRKAAIDAMNAGQTHYTASSGIPELRQAVCTAYQRDYGLSFTPAQVVISNGAKHAIHNVLASLCGPGDEVIIPTPYWVSYSALVELTGAKPVLVPTTLESGWCLSPDQFRDAITPATKLLMLNNPCNPTGAAYPIKTLEALAQIAVDKDIPVLSDEIYEKLIYGDAQFKCFASFGPEVAKRTIIVSGVSKAYAMTGWRIGWSIAPLDLSKAIDNLQSQQTSNPCSISQYASVAALLGPQDSIASMHAEFIKRRDYVLSRLREIPGLSFANPGGAFYAFFNVESYFGVPLGSGKTVDNATDFCTALLEDAHVALVTGDAFGAPGYVRLSFATNIENLRQGVDAIAKFLKVA; this is translated from the coding sequence ATGCGCCTGTCTCCCGCCGTCAGCACCCTCAAGCCTTCCGCCACCATCGCGGCCGCGGCCAAGGCCAAGGAACTGAAATCGAAGGGGATCCAGGTTCTCGACTTCACCCTCGGCGAACCCGACTTCAACACGCCCGAACACATCCGCAAGGCGGCCATCGACGCGATGAACGCCGGGCAGACCCACTACACGGCGTCCAGCGGCATCCCCGAACTCCGCCAGGCGGTCTGCACCGCCTACCAGCGGGACTACGGCCTCTCGTTCACCCCGGCCCAGGTCGTCATCTCCAACGGCGCCAAGCACGCCATCCATAACGTCCTCGCCTCCCTCTGCGGCCCCGGCGACGAAGTCATCATCCCCACCCCCTACTGGGTGAGCTACAGCGCCCTCGTCGAACTGACGGGAGCCAAGCCGGTCCTCGTCCCGACCACCCTCGAAAGCGGCTGGTGCCTCTCTCCCGACCAGTTCCGGGACGCCATCACCCCGGCGACCAAGCTGCTGATGCTCAACAACCCCTGCAATCCGACGGGGGCCGCCTACCCGATCAAGACCCTCGAAGCCCTCGCCCAGATCGCCGTCGACAAGGACATCCCCGTCCTCTCCGACGAGATCTACGAGAAGCTCATCTACGGCGACGCCCAGTTCAAGTGCTTCGCCTCGTTCGGCCCGGAAGTCGCGAAGCGGACGATCATCGTCAGCGGCGTCAGCAAGGCCTACGCCATGACCGGCTGGCGGATCGGCTGGTCGATCGCTCCCCTCGATCTCTCCAAGGCGATCGACAACCTCCAGAGCCAGCAGACCTCGAATCCGTGCAGCATCAGCCAGTACGCGTCGGTCGCCGCGCTCCTTGGACCGCAGGACTCGATCGCCAGCATGCACGCCGAGTTCATCAAGCGGCGGGACTACGTCCTCAGCCGCCTGCGGGAAATCCCCGGCCTGAGCTTCGCCAACCCGGGGGGAGCGTTCTACGCCTTCTTCAACGTCGAGAGCTACTTCGGCGTCCCGCTCGGCTCGGGGAAGACGGTCGATAACGCCACCGACTTCTGCACCGCCCTCCTGGAAGACGCCCACGTCGCCCTGGTGACCGGCGACGCATTCGGAGCCCCCGGCTATGTCCGGCTGTCGTTCGCCACGAACATCGAGAACCTCCGTCAGGGAGTCGACGCGATCGCCAAGTTCCTGAAGGTGGCGTAG
- the argB gene encoding acetylglutamate kinase, translating into MEEAIKKAQVLSEALGWIREFRDRYVVIKLGGSALEDAEGVRRCLADVVFMEAVGMRPILIHGGGKSINKAMSEAGIAPRFVQGRRYTDDATLEIVSRVLAEEISESLVDEIRSLGGRAVPMSYRTQNVLIGERLLLPGDGGEDVDLGRVGHVVDINRDALLAVCRTDTIPVLPSIALDREGGMLNVNADTAAAAVARMLRSEKLVFLSDVPGIFLNKKDPSTLVSHLKASRVRELIQDGTIDAGMVPKVEAALEALQAGVKKIHIIDAGIPHSLLLEIYSDKGIGTEIVA; encoded by the coding sequence GTGGAAGAAGCGATCAAGAAGGCCCAGGTGTTGTCGGAAGCTCTCGGCTGGATCCGCGAGTTCCGCGACCGCTACGTCGTCATCAAGCTCGGCGGCAGCGCTCTCGAAGATGCCGAGGGGGTCCGGCGGTGCCTGGCGGACGTGGTCTTCATGGAAGCGGTCGGAATGCGGCCGATCCTGATTCACGGCGGTGGCAAGTCGATCAACAAGGCGATGTCGGAAGCGGGGATCGCCCCCCGTTTCGTTCAGGGGCGCCGTTACACCGATGACGCGACGCTGGAAATCGTCTCGCGCGTCCTCGCGGAAGAGATCAGCGAATCGCTCGTCGACGAGATCCGCAGCCTCGGCGGCCGCGCGGTCCCGATGAGCTACCGCACGCAGAACGTCCTGATCGGCGAGCGGCTCCTGCTGCCCGGAGACGGCGGCGAAGACGTGGACCTCGGCCGCGTGGGGCATGTCGTCGACATCAACCGCGACGCGCTCCTCGCCGTCTGCCGGACCGATACCATTCCGGTCCTGCCTTCGATCGCACTCGATCGCGAAGGGGGGATGCTCAACGTCAACGCCGACACTGCCGCGGCCGCCGTCGCCCGGATGCTTCGCTCGGAAAAGCTTGTCTTCCTGAGCGACGTCCCCGGGATCTTCCTCAACAAGAAGGATCCGTCGACGCTCGTCTCGCACCTCAAGGCGTCACGGGTCCGCGAGCTGATCCAGGATGGCACCATTGACGCCGGCATGGTCCCGAAAGTGGAAGCGGCCCTCGAAGCCCTGCAGGCCGGAGTGAAAAAAATCCACATCATCGACGCCGGAATCCCGCACTCGCTGCTGCTGGAGATCTACTCCGATAAGGGGATCGGAACCGAGATCGTTGCGTGA